The proteins below come from a single Aegilops tauschii subsp. strangulata cultivar AL8/78 chromosome 6, Aet v6.0, whole genome shotgun sequence genomic window:
- the LOC141025790 gene encoding uncharacterized protein, translated as MDDFLNTTEYHPIVADGNMKLDVWCTNEPGKVEEIIGLYEDWLREEKHKARTECPALKDFLENRGITFSSVGVRNIRDALFQDFLRIPEGYHIDIQETFMIKGGEERDSMEDLAGAIIDESYSKLESSFPELLRHYWDWKPLTFDHLKYGATEGYVSYELYRRFLSMRDILHRRCLPDLRWRGRF; from the exons ATGGACGACTTTTTGAACACCACcgagtaccatcctatagttgccGATGGTAACATGAAGCTCGACGTGTGGTGCACCAACGAGCCTGGCAAGGTGGAGGAGATCATTGGCTTGTACGAGGACTGGTTGCGCGAGGAGAAGCACAA GGCTAGGACGGAGTGCCCTGCCCTGAAGGATTTCCTTGAGAATAGAGGTATAACTTTCTCTAGTGTGGGCGTCAGGAATATTAGAGATGCTCTTTTTCAAGATTTCCTCAGAATTCCAGAAGGGTACCACATCGACATCCAAGAGACGTTTATGATCAAAGGCGGCGAAGAAAGGGACTCCATGGAGGACTTAGCAGGAGCCATCATTGACGAATCTTATTCGAAGCTGGAGTCATCTTTTCCAGAACTTCTTCGTCACTACTGGGATTGGAAGCCACTTACTTTTGATCACCTGAAATATGGAGCTACT GAAGGGTATGTGAGCTATGAGCTATACCGCCGGTTTCTGTCGATGAGGGACATTCTGCATCGTCGCTGTCTTCCTGATCTCAGATGGCGAGGACGTTTCTGA